The Dyadobacter sp. 676 DNA window GCGTTTTTGTTGATGGCACGGTATTTTTCAATGCCGCGGCTGCAACAGAAAACCGTTCGCGGAGGTATAAGGGAAAATGAGGGTTTATGGCCTGTGCAAACGTTTGAAATGATTTGAAATAAGTAATTGTTTCCGTCAATATATCAGTTTTGTTTGTTTAAAAGTTAATTAGATGTTTCACGGATATTTAAACCATTTACCCCGTGAAACTGTCAGAGTAGTACAACAAAACCAAACGTTAAAACACAATGAAAACCATAGCGAAGTTGATAAAGTCCGCCGGCGTGGCGGTTGTGGCGGGTGTGTTCATCATGGCTTGCAGCAATGCCCTTCAAGTCAGTTACGACTACGACTCCTCTGTGAACCTCAAACAATTCAAAACTTTTAAAGTAGAGGCTGAACATAACATGGAGCAGGACCCGTTGCTGGGTAGCGAGCTGAACAGACGCAGATTGGGCGATGCCGTGGTGGAGGTGATGGAAGCCAAAGGATATAAGCTGGACACCAAGAACCCTGAAATCGTCGTGCGTTTTATGACCGACGTGAAGGATCGTCAGCAAATCCGTTCCAACAATATGTACTCCCCTTACATGTGGTGGTATGGCGGTGCGAACAACATCTCGACCTACAACTACCAGGAAAGCCGCTTTATTCTTAACATCTATCAGAAATCGACTGAGAGGATGATCTGGCAGGGATGGGCATCCGGAAAAGTGAAAGCACCGACCAAGAAGGAAGATGCGAATGCGATGGTCCGCAACACCATGGCCGATATCCTGAGATCGTTTCCCGAGGCGACTGCCGATACTTACAGCAGGAAGTAATTTTAAGGGACGAGCAGTAATTCACAACAAAAATGCCGGGCTTACGTCCGGCATTTTTCATCTCGGATTGTTGCTGCCAACTACAAATCCTGCCCGTTGCGATATTCCTCCGACGCTTTCTTCACCACCGCGTCCCCGTCGTGCAGATCACCGAATACCTCAACCAAAGTATCGACCACGATGCCACGCTTCACAGGGACCCATTCCGCTTTTTTGGCTTTATCACGGATTACGAATACCTGCTCGCTGGAATTGACAACGGCAGTAACCGGTACGAATAAAGTGTTGGCCGTGCGCTCGGTATTGAGCTGCACCTGGGCGTACATGCCGGCTTTCAACTCATTTGAGCGGTTATTAACGTCGAATTCGGTCATCATCGAACGGTTTTCTTCGGACAATGTCCGGGAGCTGCGGGCGTAAACAGCTTTGTAAACTTTTTCAGGACTGGCGGAAACCGTGAAGCTGACCTCGCCTTTGTCCGGTATGGCGCTGGACATATTTTCGGGAATGGCGAGCGTCAGGCGAAGCCTGGTGTTGTCTTCCAGTATAAATAATGGTTTGGCGCCGCCTTCTCCGGGCCCTACGAGCGCACCGGGACTGATATTTCTTTCCGTAATGATACCGTCGAATGGCGCAGTTACGGTAAGGTAACGCGATAATTCGGTCTTGGTTTCCATGAATGACCTGGCCGCCTGCACATTGCCCTTGGCGACCGACATCGCCGCGCTATCTGCCGCAGCGCGTGCTTTGGCGAGGTCGAGCTCGTGGAGGGAAACGGCGCCTTCGGTGCGGTTTGTCTTTTGCAGGCGATTGTATGTCAATGCACTTGCCTGGTAGCGGGTGGTAATTTCGTGTAATGCGGCCTCGGCAGCGATAAGCTGCGCTTTGGCCTGGCTTAGTTCGGAGATGATTTCGGGTGCTTCCAGTACTGCCAGCACCTGGCCTTTCCTGACGATCGTACCACGGTCGACATTCACCGTTTTAACAAACCCCTTCACCTTCGGATGAATGCTTACCTTGTTCCAGGGCTTCAACTCGCCGGGCAATGCGATCTGCTTGGCCGGTTTCATACTTTTGACGAATGCCAATTCCACAACAGGTTCTTTAACCGGAGCCTTTACTTCGTGGCTTTCGCTCGTCTCGGCCGTACTGCTGCACGCGCTTATGCCCGCAGCGACGGTAATCAGTATCAAAATGGATTTCAGGGTATTCATAGAAACGGATGTTTGGAGTTTTTTACGGAAAAAATTGCTTTCGGGATCTTCGGGATCGAGGGATACCGAA harbors:
- a CDS encoding DUF4136 domain-containing protein, whose amino-acid sequence is MKTIAKLIKSAGVAVVAGVFIMACSNALQVSYDYDSSVNLKQFKTFKVEAEHNMEQDPLLGSELNRRRLGDAVVEVMEAKGYKLDTKNPEIVVRFMTDVKDRQQIRSNNMYSPYMWWYGGANNISTYNYQESRFILNIYQKSTERMIWQGWASGKVKAPTKKEDANAMVRNTMADILRSFPEATADTYSRK
- a CDS encoding efflux RND transporter periplasmic adaptor subunit yields the protein MNTLKSILILITVAAGISACSSTAETSESHEVKAPVKEPVVELAFVKSMKPAKQIALPGELKPWNKVSIHPKVKGFVKTVNVDRGTIVRKGQVLAVLEAPEIISELSQAKAQLIAAEAALHEITTRYQASALTYNRLQKTNRTEGAVSLHELDLAKARAAADSAAMSVAKGNVQAARSFMETKTELSRYLTVTAPFDGIITERNISPGALVGPGEGGAKPLFILEDNTRLRLTLAIPENMSSAIPDKGEVSFTVSASPEKVYKAVYARSSRTLSEENRSMMTEFDVNNRSNELKAGMYAQVQLNTERTANTLFVPVTAVVNSSEQVFVIRDKAKKAEWVPVKRGIVVDTLVEVFGDLHDGDAVVKKASEEYRNGQDL